A genomic region of Ignavibacteria bacterium contains the following coding sequences:
- a CDS encoding saccharopine dehydrogenase produces MKKILVLGAGLVSRPGVHYLLNQPELEVTVASRTVSKAEELVKGFPNGKARQVNVEDHDALAQLIKENDIIISLLPWIHHIKVAELCVEFGKHMVTTSYVSPAMRELDSKVREKGLLFLNEIGVDPGIDHMSAMKIINEVENEGGKVLHFYSYCGGLPAPQHNDNPFGYKFSWSPRGVVLASRNPARFLENGKIVEIDGKDLFRNYVVEEIEGLGKFEVYPNRDSVPYKDLYGLKDALTVKRGTYRNLGWCDTFYVLNQLGFIDETTRDFVNGNTYRNITAKVLGVSPESNLKEAIKEKVKIEKIDDVIYRFEWLGLFSDEVVSNADNLLDMLSNRLQEKLVYKPGEVDMLLLKHTFIVENKDGSMDKITSTLIDFGIPYGDTSMARTVSLPMAIAVKMIANGQINEIGVRIPNTKDIYEPVLAELEKLNIKMVEKREKIS; encoded by the coding sequence ATGAAAAAAATTTTAGTTCTTGGCGCTGGATTAGTCAGTCGTCCTGGAGTTCATTATTTATTGAATCAACCTGAACTCGAGGTGACAGTTGCTTCCCGCACAGTTAGCAAAGCGGAGGAATTAGTAAAAGGATTCCCAAATGGTAAAGCCAGACAGGTAAACGTTGAAGATCATGATGCGCTTGCTCAATTGATAAAAGAGAACGATATAATAATTAGTTTACTTCCCTGGATTCATCACATAAAAGTTGCTGAGCTTTGTGTTGAATTCGGTAAACATATGGTTACAACTTCTTATGTCAGCCCAGCAATGAGAGAACTTGATTCTAAAGTTAGAGAGAAAGGTTTATTGTTCTTGAATGAAATTGGAGTTGATCCTGGAATTGATCATATGTCTGCAATGAAAATTATTAACGAAGTCGAAAACGAAGGTGGAAAAGTTTTGCATTTTTATTCTTATTGTGGTGGACTACCAGCACCGCAGCATAATGACAATCCATTTGGATATAAGTTCAGCTGGAGCCCGAGAGGTGTTGTATTGGCTTCTCGAAATCCTGCAAGGTTTTTGGAGAATGGTAAAATAGTTGAAATTGATGGAAAAGATTTATTTAGAAATTATGTTGTAGAAGAAATTGAAGGTCTTGGGAAATTTGAAGTTTATCCAAACCGTGATTCTGTTCCTTACAAAGATTTGTATGGTTTGAAAGATGCACTGACAGTTAAAAGAGGAACATATCGTAATCTTGGCTGGTGCGATACTTTTTATGTTCTAAATCAACTCGGTTTCATTGATGAAACTACGAGAGATTTTGTCAATGGAAATACTTACAGAAACATTACAGCAAAAGTTCTTGGAGTAAGTCCTGAAAGCAATTTGAAGGAAGCTATCAAAGAAAAAGTTAAGATCGAAAAGATTGATGATGTAATTTATCGCTTTGAGTGGCTTGGTCTTTTCAGTGATGAAGTTGTTTCAAATGCAGATAATTTGCTCGATATGTTAAGCAATCGTTTGCAGGAAAAACTTGTATATAAACCTGGCGAAGTTGATATGCTTTTACTTAAACACACATTCATTGTAGAAAATAAAGACGGCTCAATGGATAAAATCACATCAACTCTAATTGATTTTGGAATTCCATACGGCGACACATCAATGGCAAGAACGGTAAGTCTTCCAATGGCAATTGCAGTTAAAATGATTGCAAATGGTCAGATAAATGAGATTGGTGTAAGAATTCCAAACACAAAAGATATTTACGAACCAGTCCTTGCTGAACTTGAAAAATTAAATATCAAGATGGTTGAAAAACGAGAAAAGATAAGTTGA
- a CDS encoding dihydroorotate dehydrogenase-like protein produces MDLSTTYLGLKLKNPVMPSASPLSKDLGKVKKLEDAGASAIVLWSLFEEEIESEQLELHYRTTIHSESYAEALSYFPEFSEYKIGPEYYLEQIRKIKESVNIPVIASLNGKSLGGWTDYAKKIEEAGADALELNIYFLATDPTKSSNEIDQLYIEIVKEVRKVVKIPIAVKLSPYFSSTAWIANELTKAGANGLILFNRFYQPDIDLENLEVVPNVILSTPFANRLPLRWIAILYGRINADLAATGGIASAEDVIKMIMAGASVTQMFSALIKYGENHIAKVLDDMKKWMEEHEYESVEQMKGSMSHKSVSNPAAFERANYMKILQTFDPDKLKY; encoded by the coding sequence ATGGATTTATCCACAACATATCTTGGATTGAAATTAAAAAATCCTGTGATGCCTTCAGCAAGCCCCTTGTCTAAAGATCTTGGAAAAGTAAAAAAGTTAGAAGATGCAGGTGCTTCAGCAATTGTCTTATGGTCACTCTTTGAAGAAGAAATTGAATCAGAACAGCTTGAATTGCATTACCGAACTACAATTCATTCGGAAAGTTATGCTGAGGCATTAAGTTATTTCCCTGAATTTAGTGAATATAAAATTGGCCCTGAATATTATCTTGAACAGATAAGAAAAATTAAAGAATCGGTGAATATACCCGTAATAGCCAGCTTGAATGGAAAGTCTCTGGGAGGCTGGACAGATTACGCGAAGAAAATTGAAGAAGCCGGCGCTGATGCTCTTGAATTAAATATTTATTTTCTTGCAACAGATCCAACAAAAAGTTCAAATGAGATTGATCAACTTTATATAGAAATTGTAAAAGAAGTCCGAAAAGTAGTTAAAATTCCAATTGCGGTTAAACTTAGTCCTTACTTTAGCTCAACCGCATGGATAGCGAACGAATTAACAAAAGCTGGTGCAAATGGTTTGATTCTCTTCAATCGTTTCTATCAACCGGATATTGATCTTGAAAATTTGGAAGTTGTGCCTAATGTAATTTTAAGTACTCCTTTTGCAAATAGATTACCTTTAAGATGGATTGCGATTTTATATGGCAGGATAAATGCAGATCTTGCAGCAACAGGTGGAATTGCTTCAGCAGAAGATGTGATAAAAATGATTATGGCTGGTGCGAGCGTTACTCAAATGTTTTCAGCTTTGATTAAATATGGTGAGAATCATATTGCTAAAGTACTTGACGATATGAAAAAATGGATGGAAGAACATGAATATGAATCCGTCGAACAAATGAAAGGAAGCATGAGTCATAAATCAGTTAGTAATCCAGCTGCATTTGAACGTGCAAACTATATGAAAATTCTGCAAACCTTTGATCCAGATAAGTTGAAATACTAA
- a CDS encoding cytochrome B, translating to MRRKITYSFILLLLFFFNNSILFAQTDEDCLSCHSDNELTMERNGKTISLFVDKTILENSPHKKLSCVSCHKGFSAEEIPHKENIEPIKCSSCHKDAAVKHPFHPKLFKMGEKFDDKALNCKGCHGTHNVVSPKNKKSIFYVSNLTDACGNCHKDVKSDFSNSIHFKALVEENPFAPNCLTCHKAKISKTYLTQDTLKTKIAQEKLCLNCHLEKPEVSSLVASKTSFIKAYENSIHGQALLKGNSKAANCVDCHSSHLIIKSSDEKSPVSKFNVVQTCGKCHDKIAKEFSESIHGVALQRRNMDAPTCTDCHGEHNILSPNDPKAPVSIRNVSVQVCAPCHSSVKLSERYGLNTKQVATFFTSYHGLAIKGGDTEAANCASCHGYHNIKPSSDSTSTIHKANLVKTCGKCHPGANERFAMGKIHVVETEKEEPILYWISTIYIILIATIIGGMLLHNILDFIKRAKRKKMIQRGLIKHEYHGHSLYLRMTVNERIQHFLLLISFFTLVITGFALRFPDAWWVRHLRDLIPGFFEWRSLLHRIAAVVMVVDSIYHIFYLAFTERGRQLFKDLLPNLKDVKDAIGVFKYNIGLSPVKPKLDRFSYAEKAEYWALIWGTVVMTITGIIMWFENTFIGIFTKLGYDVARTIHYFEAWLAFLSILVWHFYFVLFNPDVYPMSLAWIKGYLTEEEMADEHPLELERIKAQQQKEEKEQQGNS from the coding sequence ATGAGAAGAAAAATAACTTACTCCTTCATTCTTCTGCTCTTATTCTTTTTTAACAATTCAATTCTATTTGCACAAACGGATGAAGATTGTCTTTCCTGTCATAGTGATAATGAACTCACAATGGAACGCAACGGAAAGACGATTTCTCTTTTTGTAGATAAAACAATACTTGAGAACTCGCCTCATAAAAAGTTAAGTTGCGTATCCTGTCACAAAGGATTTAGCGCAGAAGAAATTCCACATAAAGAAAATATTGAACCGATAAAATGCTCAAGTTGTCATAAAGATGCGGCGGTCAAGCACCCATTCCATCCTAAGCTATTTAAAATGGGTGAAAAGTTTGATGATAAAGCGTTGAATTGCAAAGGTTGTCATGGAACACACAATGTTGTATCCCCAAAGAATAAAAAATCTATTTTTTATGTTTCGAATTTAACCGATGCCTGTGGAAATTGTCATAAAGATGTTAAGTCAGATTTTTCGAATTCCATCCACTTTAAGGCTTTGGTTGAAGAAAATCCGTTTGCTCCGAATTGTTTAACCTGTCATAAAGCAAAGATTTCAAAGACTTATTTAACTCAAGATACGCTGAAGACAAAGATTGCTCAGGAAAAATTGTGTCTTAATTGTCATTTAGAGAAGCCAGAAGTATCAAGTCTGGTTGCATCAAAAACAAGTTTTATTAAAGCCTATGAAAATAGTATTCATGGGCAGGCATTATTGAAAGGTAACTCTAAAGCAGCGAATTGCGTCGATTGTCACAGTTCTCACTTAATTATAAAATCTTCAGATGAAAAATCACCAGTTTCAAAATTTAATGTAGTTCAGACCTGCGGAAAATGTCATGATAAAATTGCAAAAGAATTCTCTGAAAGCATTCATGGTGTTGCTCTTCAAAGAAGGAATATGGATGCACCTACCTGCACAGATTGTCATGGAGAACATAATATATTAAGCCCCAATGATCCAAAAGCACCTGTTTCAATCAGAAATGTTTCCGTACAGGTTTGTGCCCCTTGCCATAGTTCTGTCAAATTAAGTGAAAGATATGGTTTAAATACCAAACAAGTTGCAACATTTTTTACAAGCTACCATGGACTTGCTATAAAAGGTGGAGATACAGAAGCTGCAAATTGTGCGAGCTGCCATGGATACCATAATATTAAGCCTTCTTCTGATTCAACATCAACCATTCATAAAGCAAATCTTGTAAAAACTTGCGGTAAGTGTCATCCTGGTGCGAATGAACGATTTGCAATGGGGAAAATTCATGTTGTGGAAACTGAAAAAGAAGAACCAATACTTTACTGGATCTCAACAATTTATATCATTCTTATTGCAACAATTATTGGTGGGATGCTGCTTCATAATATTTTAGACTTTATTAAGAGAGCAAAAAGGAAAAAAATGATTCAACGTGGCTTAATTAAACACGAATACCATGGACATTCATTGTATTTGAGAATGACGGTGAATGAACGAATACAGCATTTCCTCCTTCTTATAAGTTTCTTTACTCTCGTAATAACTGGATTTGCTTTAAGATTTCCTGATGCATGGTGGGTCAGACATTTAAGAGATTTAATTCCAGGATTCTTTGAATGGAGAAGTTTGTTACATCGAATTGCTGCTGTTGTAATGGTTGTCGATTCAATCTATCATATCTTCTATCTTGCTTTTACTGAAAGAGGAAGACAATTATTCAAAGATTTATTGCCAAATCTTAAAGATGTCAAAGATGCAATTGGGGTGTTTAAGTATAACATTGGATTATCTCCTGTCAAACCAAAACTCGATAGATTTAGTTATGCCGAAAAAGCAGAGTATTGGGCTTTAATCTGGGGAACTGTTGTGATGACTATTACTGGAATTATTATGTGGTTTGAAAATACTTTTATTGGAATATTTACAAAACTTGGTTATGATGTGGCTCGGACAATTCATTACTTTGAAGCATGGCTTGCGTTCTTATCAATCTTAGTATGGCATTTTTACTTTGTTCTGTTTAATCCCGATGTTTACCCGATGAGCCTTGCCTGGATTAAAGGTTATTTGACTGAAGAAGAAATGGCTGATGAACATCCACTCGAACTTGAAAGAATTAAAGCCCAACAACAAAAAGAAGAAAAAGAACAACAAGGAAATTCTTGA
- a CDS encoding universal stress protein — protein MKQKPKTQVLVRLKKERILEKILVPTDLSPLSLIALEYANSIAETYDAKVYLVYVCEQVPSEKKQKKFPEIKEKFKELKKNIREQLKNIAIEKLNLVEEVEIVVLQGNPYKEILKFVIEHGIGLVVVASHGRTGFSHLLMGSVAEKIVRYSPVPVLTVKPEEFTSSFLTREDVEKELHLKYKPDDFFEF, from the coding sequence ATGAAGCAAAAACCAAAAACACAGGTTCTGGTTAGGTTAAAAAAAGAGAGAATCTTAGAAAAGATTCTAGTTCCGACAGATTTATCTCCACTTTCTTTGATTGCTCTTGAATATGCAAATTCAATAGCAGAGACTTACGATGCAAAAGTTTATCTGGTTTATGTTTGTGAGCAGGTTCCATCAGAAAAAAAGCAAAAAAAATTCCCAGAGATTAAAGAAAAATTCAAAGAATTGAAGAAAAACATTAGAGAGCAATTGAAGAATATCGCAATTGAGAAATTAAATCTTGTTGAAGAAGTTGAAATTGTAGTCTTGCAGGGAAACCCTTATAAAGAAATTTTAAAATTTGTCATTGAACATGGAATTGGTCTTGTAGTGGTTGCTTCTCATGGAAGAACAGGTTTTTCTCATTTATTGATGGGAAGTGTAGCAGAAAAAATTGTCAGATATTCTCCAGTTCCAGTTTTAACTGTTAAACCAGAAGAATTCACTTCATCTTTCTTAACAAGGGAAGATGTGGAAAAAGAATTACATTTAAAATATAAACCAGATGACTTTTTTGAATTCTAA